From Arctopsyche grandis isolate Sample6627 chromosome 12, ASM5162203v2, whole genome shotgun sequence, one genomic window encodes:
- the LOC143920194 gene encoding endoplasmic reticulum GDP-fucose transporter-like, whose protein sequence is MNLKAALAITGVFVGCCSNVVFLELLVKEDPGVGNLLTFLQFAFIAVYGFIFTSKFGTAKRQIPMKAYLSLVLFFFLTSVANNYAFDFNIPMPLHMIFRAGSLMANMVMGILILKKKYTPLKYLSVIMITAGIVICTIQSSTEVKAHGSEMRTAEEDAALRPMDIFWWAVGIAILTFALFLSARMGIFQETLYQKHGKHPWEALYYAHALPLPLFLLLWPNLWQHWVISGEGASLLGLSVIRWYLIGNVLTQYICISSVYVLTTECASLTVTLTVTLRKFVSLIFSIIYFRNPFTVAHWAGTLSVFFGTMIFTELLQKLVVAILPKSEKEKTK, encoded by the coding sequence ATGAACTTGAAAGCAGCTCTTGCCATCACCGGCGTCTTCGTTGGATGCTGTTCTAATGTCGTATTCCTGGAGCTGCTAGTCAAGGAAGACCCAGGAGTTGGAAACCTCCTCACCTTCCTACAGTTCGCCTTCATTGCCGTTTATGGATTCATATTCACTTCGAAATTCGGCACTGCCAAAAGGCAAATACCCATGAAGGCATACTTGTCTCTGGTGCTGTTCTTCTTCTTAACCAGCGTAGCGAACAATTACGCATTCGACTTCAACATACCCATGCCTCTCCATATGATATTCAGAGCCGGATCTTTAATGGCTAATATGGTCATgggtattttgattttaaagaaaaaatatacgcCTTTGAAGTATCTGTCTGTTATTATGATAACGGCTGGAATTGTTATATGCACAATTCAATCCAGCACTGAAGTGAAGGCTCACGGGTCTGAAATGCGAACCGCTGAAGAAGACGCAGCTCTCCGTCCTATGGATATATTCTGGTGGGCTGTTGGAATCGCCATTTTGACTTTCGCCCTGTTTTTGTCTGCTCGCATGGGAATATTCCAAGAAACCTTGTATCAGAAGCATGGAAAGCATCCTTGGGAGGCTTTGTATTACGCTCATGCTTTACCCCTGCCGCTGTTTTTGTTATTGTGGCCTAATCTGTGGCAGCACTGGGTTATTAGTGGAGAAGGTGCCTCTCTCTTGGGACTGTCTGTGATTAGGTGGTACCTCATAGGCAACGTTTTGAcccaatatatttgtataagtaGCGTTTACGTCTTGACGACTGAATGCGCTTCTTTGACTGTAACTCTAACTGTGACTTTGAGGAAGTTTGTTTCcttgattttttcaattatttacttTAGAAATCCTTTCACCGTTGCTCATTGGGCGGGAACGCTTTCTGTGTTCTTCGGCACGATGATCTTCACAGAACTTTTGCAGAAATTAGTCGTGGCCATATTGCCCAAATCTGAAAAAGAGAAAACTAAATGA